Below is a genomic region from Geoglobus acetivorans.
TCTCGATTATGCAGTTTCAAAACTTGGGAGCGAGATTAGGGTCTCTGAGGTGTTTGGTGAGGGTGCGTTCATAGATGTTCTCAGCATAACCAAGGGCAAGGGCTTTCAGGGTCCAGTTAAGAGATGGGGCGTCATAACTCTCAATGCGAAGCATGCAAGAAGCAGCAAGCACAGGAGGGTCGGAACCCTTGGTCCATGGAACCCGCATCACGTCAGGTGGACGGTTCCACAGGCCGGACAGATGGGTTTCCATCAGAGAACCGAGTACAACAAGAGAGTGCTGAAGATTGGCGAAAATGGTGATGAAGTCACACCTGCTGGAGGATTCCCCCACTACGGTGTGGTTAAGAATGACTATGTGCTTGTTTCGGGCAGTGTACCGGGACCTGTCAAGAGACTCGTCAGGATGAGAGATGCAATAAGACCTCCGCGCAATGTGTATGAGGGTATAAACCTGGTTTACGTAAGCACGTCATCCAAACAGGGTAGGTGAAGAGCATGAAGGCCAAGGTTTTTGATCTTAATGGAGAAGTGGTTGAGGAAATCGAACTGCCGTCAGCATTCAATGAGGACTTCAGACCGGATCTAATCAGAAAGGCAGTTCATGCAATTCAGAGTCATAGAAGGCAGCCTTATGGTCCAAATCCGCTTTCAGGTACAAACTATGCTGCTGAAAACTGGGGCCCAGGCCATGGATATGCAAGGGTGCCAAGATGGAAAAATGGTAGCAGGGCTGTGAAGGTCCCGCAGGCTGTTGGTGGTAGAAGGGCGCATCCACCGAAAGTGCAGAAGAAATGGGATGAAAAGATTAACAGGAAGGAAATGAGGAAAGCCCTGAAATCTGCACTATCTGCGACACTTGATCCAGAAATCGTCAGTGCGAGGAATCACGTTTTTGAAGGTGACCTGCCAAAAATCGTTGTTGATGATTTTGAAACTCTTGAGAAGACCAAGGATGTTGCGAACGCTCTCAAAGCTCTTGGAGTATTCGGAGATGTGGAGAGGGCAAGAGCAACAAAGAGAGTCAGGGCTGGAAAAGGCAAGATGAGAGGCAGGAGATACAAGATGAAGAAGAGCGTGCTCATTGTAACTGGAAATAACTCCAAGGTTCTGAGGGCAGCGAGAAACCTCCCGGGTGTTGATGCTGTTGAGGTCAGAAACCTCAACGTTGAACTCCTGGCTCCGGGTGGACATGCCGGGAGGCTGGTTGTTTATACGAAATCTGCTGTAAACTATCTGGGGGAGTGGTTATGATACTCAAGGCATTCCTGATTACGGAAAAGACGACAATGCTCCTCGAGAAAAACGTTCTTACTGCGATAGTGGACATCAGAGCCGGCAAAAAGGAGATTGCGAAAGAAGTGGAAAGAAGATTTGAGGTTGAAGTAGAGAAGGTCAACACCCTTATAACGCCCAAGGGTGAGAAGAAGGCATACATAAAACTGAAACCCGAGTATTCTGCTGAAGAGCTGCTTTCAAAACTGGGTGTATTCTGAGGTGATATAAATGGGTAAGCGTATAATATCACAGAATAGGGGAAAAGGAACTCCCACTTACAGGGCTCCATCTCACAGATACAAGGCTGATGTAAGGCATCTCAAATTCACGGGGGACGTTGTTGAGGCAAAAATAGAAGACGTTGTCCATGACTCAGCCAGAAACGGTCCTCTGTTCCTTGTAAGGCTTCCGGATGGAAGAAAGGAATACGTTCTTGCTGTGGAAGGCAAGGGTGTTGGGGACAGAATTCAGGCCGGAGAAAAGGCTGAGATTGATCTTGGCAATGTTACCTATCTCAAAAACATCCCCGAGGGAACACCGATATGCAACATTGAGCACATTCCGGGTGATGGTGGCAAATTTGCAAGGGCAAGCGGAACGTATGCATTCGTTGTGGCTCATGAGGAAGACAGAGTGCTGGTTCAGCTTCCGTCAGGCACGATGAAGTGGTTCAACCCGATGTGCAGGGCAATGGTCGGTGTGGTGGCTGGAGCAGGAAGAGCAGACAAACCGTTTGTCAAGGCAGGAAAGAAGTATCACAAGATGAAGAGCAAGGCAGCAAAATGGCCTCGTGTGAGAGGTGTGGCAATGAATGCTGTGGATCACCCATTTGGTGGTGGTAAGCATCAGCATGTTGGTAAGCCCAAGACAATCAGCAGAAACGCTCCTCCAGGAAGGAAGGTAGGTAGTATTGCTGCAAGAAGAACGGGTGTGAGGCGATAATTATGGCGCTGAAGAGTAAGGTAGTCAGGCCGAAGGAATTCAGATATCGCGGTTACACGCTTGAAGAGCTGCAGAAGATGTCACTTGAGCAGATTGCTGAGCTTCTACCAGCGAGAGAGAGGAGAAAAATAAAGAGAGGCTTCACGGAACAGGAAGAAAAATTCCTGAGGAGGCTCAGGAAGAAAGGAACGGCAAGGACACACTGCAGGGATATGATTGTGTTGCCCGAAATGGTTGGCAAGGTCATTTTCGTCTATAATGGCAAGGAGTTCGTCAGGGTTGAGGTGAAACCAGAGATGATCGGACACAGACTCGGTGAGTTCGCGCACACAAGGAGATTCGAGAAGCATTCTGGACCTGGTGTTGGTGCTACCAGAAGCAGTAAATTTGTGCCACTGAAGTGATGACCTATGGCGAGGGTTAATTACGCTTACAGGCCAAAGGATGAGCTGAACGCAGCAAAAGCGATGGGCTACGAGATGCCAATATGCTTCAAACATGCTGTGGAAATCTGCAGAGCAATTAAAGGAAAGAAAATAGACGACGCAATCGAATACCTTGAGGACGTTGTTGCAATGGAGAGAGCAGTTCCCTTCAAGAATCACAAGAAAAAGGTAGCTCACAAGAAAGGCCTTGAGAAGTGGTATGCTGGCAGATATCCTGTCAAAGCATCCACCTACATTCTCAAGGTTCTTGAGAACCTGAAAGCGAATGCTGAA
It encodes:
- the rpl4p gene encoding 50S ribosomal protein L4, yielding MKAKVFDLNGEVVEEIELPSAFNEDFRPDLIRKAVHAIQSHRRQPYGPNPLSGTNYAAENWGPGHGYARVPRWKNGSRAVKVPQAVGGRRAHPPKVQKKWDEKINRKEMRKALKSALSATLDPEIVSARNHVFEGDLPKIVVDDFETLEKTKDVANALKALGVFGDVERARATKRVRAGKGKMRGRRYKMKKSVLIVTGNNSKVLRAARNLPGVDAVEVRNLNVELLAPGGHAGRLVVYTKSAVNYLGEWL
- a CDS encoding 50S ribosomal protein L23, producing the protein MILKAFLITEKTTMLLEKNVLTAIVDIRAGKKEIAKEVERRFEVEVEKVNTLITPKGEKKAYIKLKPEYSAEELLSKLGVF
- a CDS encoding 50S ribosomal protein L2 is translated as MGKRIISQNRGKGTPTYRAPSHRYKADVRHLKFTGDVVEAKIEDVVHDSARNGPLFLVRLPDGRKEYVLAVEGKGVGDRIQAGEKAEIDLGNVTYLKNIPEGTPICNIEHIPGDGGKFARASGTYAFVVAHEEDRVLVQLPSGTMKWFNPMCRAMVGVVAGAGRADKPFVKAGKKYHKMKSKAAKWPRVRGVAMNAVDHPFGGGKHQHVGKPKTISRNAPPGRKVGSIAARRTGVRR
- the rpsS gene encoding 30S ribosomal protein S19, which produces MALKSKVVRPKEFRYRGYTLEELQKMSLEQIAELLPARERRKIKRGFTEQEEKFLRRLRKKGTARTHCRDMIVLPEMVGKVIFVYNGKEFVRVEVKPEMIGHRLGEFAHTRRFEKHSGPGVGATRSSKFVPLK
- the rplV gene encoding 50S ribosomal protein L22; this translates as MARVNYAYRPKDELNAAKAMGYEMPICFKHAVEICRAIKGKKIDDAIEYLEDVVAMERAVPFKNHKKKVAHKKGLEKWYAGRYPVKASTYILKVLENLKANAEYKGLELNRLVITHAQAKKGRVIKRYMPRAYGRATPKFKILTTVEIVAEVR